A region of Dioscorea cayenensis subsp. rotundata cultivar TDr96_F1 chromosome 5, TDr96_F1_v2_PseudoChromosome.rev07_lg8_w22 25.fasta, whole genome shotgun sequence DNA encodes the following proteins:
- the LOC120262095 gene encoding isoflavone reductase-like protein, with protein sequence MASEKSKVLIIGGTGYIGKFIVHASAKLGHPTFALVRAATASDPAKTELINGFKSAGVTIVHGDLYDHESLVKAIKQVDVVISTVGFMQLADQTKIIDAIKQAGNIKKFYTSDFGLDVDRGHAVEPVKSTFATKAQIRRAVEASGIGYTFVSSNYFAGYALPTLGQVGGPPTDKIVILGDGNPKGIFVAEEDIATYTIKSVDDPRTLNKILYLRPPGNIYSHNELVALWEKKTGKTLEKIYVPEDEVLKKIQESPIPLNIMLAINYLVFVKGDNTNFEIEPSFGVEASELYPDVKYTPVDELLNRFI encoded by the exons ATGGCGTCAGAGAAGAGCAAGGTCCTGATCATTGGAGGAACGGGATACATTGGAAAATTCATAGTTCATGCAAGTGCCAAGCTAGGGCATCCAACCTTCGCCCTTGTTCGGGCCGCCACCGCCTCTGATCCGGCGAAAACCGAGCTTATTAATGGATTTAAGAGCGCTGGAGTTACCATTGTCCAT GGGGATTTATATGATCATGAGAGCTTGGTGAAGGCCATCAAGCAGGTTGATGTTGTGATTTCAACCGTGGGGTTCATGCAATTGGCTGATCAAACTAAGATCATTGATGCCATTAAACAAGCTGGAAACATCAAg AAGTTCTACACCTCTGATTTCGGGCTTGATGTGGATCGTGGGCATGCTGTTGAACCGGTTAAATCGACTTTTGCAACCAAGGCTCAGATCAGAAGAGCAGTAGAAGCATcaggaattggatacaccttTGTTTCTAGCAACTACTTTGCAGGCTATGCCCTGCCTACTTTAGGACAAGTTGGTGGCCCTCCAACTGATAAAATAGTTATATTGGGTGATGGTAATCCCAAAG GTATCTTTGTTGCCGAGGAGGACATTGCAACATACACAATTAAATCTGTTGATGATCCAAGAACACTGAACAAAATTCTTTACTTAAGGCCTCCTGGCAATATTTACTCTCACAATGAGCTAGTTGCTCTCTGGGAGAAGAAGACAGGCAAGACACTGGAGAAAATCTATGTCCCTGAGGATGAGGTTCTCAAGAAGATCCAAG AGTCTCCAATCCCATTGAACATCATGCTGGCAATCAATTATCTGGTTTTTGTGAAGGGTGATAACACTAACTTTGAGATAGAACCATCTTTTGGAGTGGAGGCTTCTGAACTCTATCCTGATGTGAAATACACCCCTGTTGATGAATTGCTCAATCGTTTCATCTGA